A single window of Anaerolineae bacterium DNA harbors:
- a CDS encoding FAD-dependent oxidoreductase, whose amino-acid sequence MKKVDALIIGSSAAGFAAAITARRHYPDASLALIRQEEKTLVPCGIPYIFGTLGSPEKNLMPDPALASNKVDLIIGKATAIDREAKTVALDSGEQVGYEKLLLTTGSVPLVPPIPGADLENVFSIKKDVAYLDHLLEVLKKAKDI is encoded by the coding sequence ATGAAAAAAGTAGATGCATTAATTATTGGTAGTAGCGCCGCCGGATTTGCCGCGGCCATCACCGCCCGGCGCCACTATCCCGATGCCAGCCTGGCCCTGATTCGCCAGGAAGAAAAGACGTTGGTTCCCTGCGGTATTCCCTATATCTTTGGCACCCTGGGTTCACCCGAAAAGAACCTGATGCCCGACCCGGCCCTGGCCAGCAATAAGGTTGATTTGATCATTGGCAAAGCCACGGCCATTGATCGTGAGGCAAAAACCGTTGCCCTGGATTCAGGAGAGCAAGTAGGTTACGAAAAGCTGCTCTTAACCACTGGATCGGTGCCCCTTGTGCCGCCCATCCCTGGAGCCGATCTGGAAAACGTGTTTTCCATCAAAAAAGATGTGGCCTATCTGGACCATCTACTGGAGGTCTTAAAAAAGGCCAAGGATATA